Proteins encoded within one genomic window of Calditrichota bacterium:
- a CDS encoding nucleotide pyrophosphohydrolase has product MTLRQCQNIVDDWIQTVGVKYFSELTNLAQLVEEVGEVARIISRTYGDQSFKDSDQGKDLAEELTDVFFVLVCLANQTGIDLTEAFQKGMEKRTRRDFSRHRNNEKLK; this is encoded by the coding sequence ATTACTCTCCGCCAATGTCAAAATATTGTCGATGATTGGATTCAAACCGTAGGAGTGAAATATTTTTCGGAATTGACAAATCTCGCTCAATTAGTGGAAGAAGTCGGCGAAGTTGCGCGGATTATCTCCCGCACTTACGGGGATCAGAGTTTCAAAGACAGCGATCAGGGCAAAGATTTGGCAGAGGAGCTAACAGACGTGTTTTTTGTGCTCGTCTGTCTTGCCAATCAGACGGGCATCGATTTGACGGAAGCCTTTCAGAAAGGAATGGAAAAGAGAACCCGTCGCGATTTTTCCAGACATCGGAATAATGAGAAATTGAAATAA
- a CDS encoding aminoacyl-histidine dipeptidase → MEIAHAKTREVLKWFEKITQIPRCSKHEEKIANWLKDWAKEHGFEVKTDKVNNILIKAPGTPGYENSPVVILQGHMDMVCEKTPESTHDFTKDPIKLVYEGEWLTADGTTLGADNGIALAMAMAIATDKEMEHPPLELLFTVDEETGLTGANELQPGFLEGRILINVDSEDEGVFTVGCAGGINTTASVPFETESTPANYKQFKIIAGGMKGGHSGIDIAMEKANAIKVLCRVMDKIVKSGVDLRIADYVGGSAHNAIPRDSESVVFFPEAELKKVESVISDMEATLKKEYKNTDPDLTISIKENNATFNKIATADGTKKIINYVYAVPHGVAAMSTDIEDLVETSNNLANVSIENGEVKTLTSQRSSIVSRLDALTYRIEAIARLGGGQAKSGDGYPPWPPNMDSKLLKKSAELYERMFNKKPIVEVIHAGLECGIIGDKYPGMDMISIGPTIKYPHSPDEKIHVESIGLVWDFMAQLLKEMKEIFA, encoded by the coding sequence ATGGAAATTGCCCACGCAAAGACCCGAGAAGTTTTGAAGTGGTTTGAGAAAATCACGCAAATTCCTCGCTGTTCCAAGCACGAAGAAAAAATTGCCAACTGGCTCAAAGATTGGGCGAAGGAACACGGATTTGAGGTAAAAACCGACAAAGTGAACAACATACTCATTAAAGCGCCAGGGACTCCCGGCTATGAAAATTCTCCTGTCGTCATACTTCAGGGGCACATGGATATGGTATGTGAAAAAACGCCGGAATCCACACATGATTTTACAAAAGATCCCATCAAGCTGGTTTATGAAGGAGAGTGGCTGACTGCGGACGGAACTACTTTAGGAGCGGACAACGGAATCGCTTTGGCGATGGCGATGGCAATAGCGACGGACAAAGAAATGGAACATCCGCCGTTAGAACTATTGTTTACAGTTGACGAAGAAACCGGTTTGACGGGCGCCAATGAATTGCAGCCAGGATTCCTGGAGGGAAGAATCCTGATTAACGTTGATTCTGAAGACGAAGGCGTTTTTACCGTTGGCTGTGCCGGAGGAATCAACACGACGGCGTCTGTGCCATTTGAGACAGAATCAACGCCGGCAAACTACAAGCAATTTAAAATTATCGCCGGCGGCATGAAGGGAGGCCATTCCGGAATCGATATTGCAATGGAAAAGGCCAACGCTATTAAAGTATTGTGCCGCGTCATGGATAAGATAGTCAAATCCGGCGTGGACTTGAGAATTGCCGATTACGTCGGCGGCAGCGCTCACAACGCGATTCCCCGCGATTCTGAATCAGTGGTATTCTTCCCGGAAGCGGAACTGAAAAAAGTAGAGTCTGTCATTTCTGACATGGAAGCCACGCTGAAAAAAGAATACAAAAATACAGATCCCGACTTGACTATCAGCATCAAAGAAAACAACGCCACTTTTAACAAAATCGCGACCGCAGACGGCACAAAAAAAATAATCAACTACGTTTACGCGGTTCCTCACGGCGTCGCTGCGATGTCCACCGACATCGAGGATTTAGTAGAAACTTCCAACAATCTTGCCAATGTCAGTATTGAAAATGGCGAAGTCAAAACTTTGACCAGCCAACGCAGCTCGATTGTGTCGCGATTGGACGCATTGACCTACAGAATCGAAGCGATTGCACGATTGGGAGGCGGACAAGCCAAGAGCGGCGATGGTTATCCGCCCTGGCCGCCAAATATGGATTCCAAGTTGCTGAAAAAAAGCGCTGAATTGTACGAACGCATGTTTAACAAAAAACCGATCGTGGAAGTCATTCACGCGGGATTGGAGTGCGGCATCATTGGCGACAAATATCCGGGAATGGATATGATCTCCATCGGCCCGACCATCAAATACCCGCATTCGCCGGACGAAAAAATTCATGTCGAATCAATTGGCCTGGTGTGGGATTTCATGGCGCAATTGCTGAAAGAGATGAAGGAAATTTTTGCTTAA
- a CDS encoding serine hydrolase, whose translation MKHFWKKIPLILLTGIVFMLSGCAKKTLDTEKLKQEIERLCADFPQATVAVAFEDLPSGASLFINEKVQMHAASTMKTPVMIEVFKQAQEGRLRLTDSIEVKNEFRSIVDGSKFSLSEIDDSDDIVYRHLNKKMTIRDLVYQMITVSSNFATNLLIDLVGAENVSATMHSIGAKNIQVLRGVEDLEAFRAGLNNTTDAYDMYLIMKKIALKEVVSPEACDEMIAILVDQRFKDKIPRYLPSTIRVAHKTGWITGIDHDAAIVYLTPEHPYILVVMTKGIKNHVQAQELIGQISKKIFEEINSI comes from the coding sequence ATGAAACATTTTTGGAAAAAAATACCGCTAATTTTATTGACAGGGATAGTTTTCATGTTATCTGGTTGCGCCAAAAAAACATTGGATACGGAAAAATTAAAACAGGAAATCGAGCGTTTGTGCGCAGATTTTCCGCAGGCAACAGTCGCCGTCGCTTTTGAAGATTTACCGAGCGGGGCAAGTTTGTTCATTAACGAAAAAGTGCAAATGCACGCCGCGAGCACCATGAAAACGCCGGTGATGATTGAAGTTTTCAAGCAAGCGCAGGAAGGACGTCTTCGCTTGACCGATTCCATTGAAGTGAAGAATGAATTCAGATCCATTGTCGATGGCAGCAAATTTTCGCTCAGCGAGATCGACGACAGCGATGATATTGTTTATCGACATCTGAATAAAAAGATGACCATCCGGGATTTGGTCTATCAAATGATCACGGTGAGCAGCAATTTCGCCACAAATTTGCTCATCGATCTGGTGGGCGCTGAAAATGTATCAGCAACCATGCATTCCATCGGCGCGAAAAATATTCAGGTGCTACGCGGAGTAGAAGACCTCGAAGCGTTTCGCGCCGGATTAAATAACACGACCGATGCTTACGATATGTATTTAATCATGAAAAAAATTGCGCTGAAAGAAGTCGTCTCGCCTGAGGCGTGTGACGAAATGATTGCCATTCTTGTCGACCAGCGATTCAAAGATAAAATTCCGCGCTATTTGCCTTCCACAATTCGCGTCGCGCACAAAACCGGCTGGATCACCGGCATAGATCACGATGCGGCGATTGTCTATTTAACGCCGGAGCATCCTTACATTTTGGTCGTGATGACCAAAGGCATCAAGAATCATGTTCAAGCGCAAGAATTAATAGGCCAGATTTCCAAAAAGATTTTTGAAGAAATCAATTCTATCTAA
- a CDS encoding HAD-IIIA family hydrolase, which yields MVIENLKGVIFDVHKTLVDDSGFPRDRIWRLIEKSGVTVNRELYFELYDKITRQLFNWPEINPFVKVREIHRRRLQQIYRHFNVDRNIENDLNFLWESLAACQFYPEVPEVLHKLSGKFKLALLSNADADDPLLEIVRRCGVKFDAIVTSEQAKCYKPDRKIYELTLKKLALSPAEAIMVGDSPAPDIGGAKNVGIRAIWINRHGKIFNEYLPKPDWEIQSLSAIFEVLNL from the coding sequence ATGGTTATTGAAAATTTAAAGGGAGTCATTTTCGATGTCCACAAAACGCTCGTTGATGATTCCGGATTTCCCAGAGATCGAATTTGGCGACTCATTGAAAAATCGGGCGTGACGGTCAATCGAGAGCTTTATTTTGAGCTCTATGATAAGATTACCAGACAACTTTTCAATTGGCCCGAGATAAATCCCTTTGTCAAGGTTCGCGAAATTCACCGAAGGAGATTGCAGCAAATTTACCGCCACTTCAACGTTGACCGCAACATTGAAAATGATCTGAATTTTCTGTGGGAATCTTTGGCGGCGTGTCAGTTTTACCCTGAGGTTCCCGAGGTTTTGCACAAACTATCCGGAAAATTCAAATTAGCGCTGCTCTCCAACGCTGACGCTGATGATCCGCTGCTTGAAATAGTTCGCCGCTGCGGAGTAAAATTTGATGCGATCGTCACTTCCGAGCAGGCAAAATGTTATAAGCCAGATCGAAAAATTTATGAGCTGACGCTGAAGAAATTGGCGCTTTCGCCTGCAGAAGCCATCATGGTTGGTGATTCGCCGGCGCCAGATATTGGCGGGGCAAAAAATGTTGGTATACGCGCCATCTGGATAAATCGACACGGAAAAATTTTTAACGAATATTTGCCAAAGCCAGATTGGGAAATTCAAAGTTTATCGGCAATTTTTGAAGTATTGAATCTATAA
- a CDS encoding YjbQ family protein, which produces MKAKTEYLWFNTSKKREYINITGEVERVVRESGIKEGMVLVSAMHITAGVYVNDAESGLIQDIEEWLQKLAPEGPDYRHHRTGEVNGDAHLKNLLIGHEVIVPITDGDLDLGPWQQIYYAEFDGRRRKRLIIKAIGE; this is translated from the coding sequence ATGAAAGCAAAAACCGAGTACCTGTGGTTTAATACATCGAAAAAAAGAGAGTACATTAACATCACCGGAGAAGTCGAACGTGTCGTTCGGGAAAGCGGGATCAAGGAAGGTATGGTTTTGGTTTCCGCCATGCACATCACCGCCGGCGTTTACGTCAACGACGCCGAGTCCGGATTGATTCAGGATATTGAGGAATGGCTTCAAAAGCTGGCGCCTGAAGGCCCTGACTATCGCCATCACCGCACCGGTGAGGTCAACGGCGACGCGCATTTGAAAAATCTCCTCATCGGGCATGAAGTCATCGTTCCTATCACTGACGGTGATTTGGATTTGGGTCCCTGGCAGCAGATTTACTACGCCGAATTTGACGGCAGAAGACGAAAAAGACTCATCATCAAGGCGATTGGCGAATAA
- a CDS encoding NAD+ synthase, translating into MDSHGTLRIALAQINVIVGDLAGNVEKIINYIHQAKKQQADIVAFPELTIPGYPPEDLLLRPQFVADNHAAMEQVVSACDSVVAIVGFADQQQNGLFNGAAVVQNREIKGIYHKIHLPNYGVFDEKRYFKQGKKPLIFTVNNISVGLSVCEDLWIPDSVIDSQALWGDCLVGINISASPFCSGKIEEREALVIDRARKNRIFMCYVNLIGGQDELVFDGSSLVVDDGGKIVSRCRQFAEDLVLVDIDVATIRQNRSQDQIFQQRQASFPQKFKFEKIQLKKSIAQFPKNPIEKSQHSSLTQIEEIYHALVLGTRDYVRKNGFKKVVLGLSGGIDSALTAAVAADALGAENVVGIAMPSQFSSDSSLEDARQLAQNLGIEYKIVPIKNTFDQYLQMLKPQFSDLPYDVTEENIQARIRGNIVMALSNKFGWLALTTGNKSELSVGYCTLYGDMVGGFAVIKDVPKMMVYQLARYLNENRDHEIIPENTITKPPSAELRPDQKDSDSLPPYEILDPILQAYVEQNLSIKEIIDMGFDSDIVRRVVRMVDRAEYKRRQAPPGIKITPRAFGKDRRMPITNHYHHSSDN; encoded by the coding sequence ATGGATTCACATGGAACGCTGCGCATTGCCCTGGCGCAAATTAATGTCATTGTCGGCGATTTGGCTGGCAATGTGGAAAAAATAATAAATTATATTCATCAAGCAAAAAAACAACAGGCGGACATCGTCGCCTTTCCGGAGCTCACAATTCCCGGATACCCGCCGGAAGATTTACTTTTGCGGCCACAGTTTGTCGCTGACAATCACGCGGCGATGGAACAGGTCGTTTCCGCCTGTGACAGCGTCGTCGCCATTGTCGGATTCGCAGACCAACAGCAAAACGGACTTTTCAACGGCGCCGCTGTCGTCCAAAATCGAGAAATTAAAGGCATCTACCACAAAATCCATCTTCCCAATTATGGCGTTTTCGATGAAAAAAGATATTTTAAACAAGGAAAAAAACCGCTAATTTTCACTGTGAATAATATTTCAGTGGGACTCAGCGTGTGCGAAGATCTCTGGATTCCGGACAGCGTGATCGACAGTCAGGCGCTTTGGGGCGACTGTCTCGTCGGGATCAATATTTCTGCTTCGCCATTCTGTTCCGGCAAAATTGAAGAGCGGGAAGCTCTGGTCATTGATCGCGCGCGTAAAAATCGTATTTTTATGTGTTACGTCAATCTCATCGGTGGTCAGGATGAGTTAGTGTTCGACGGCTCCAGCCTTGTCGTTGACGATGGGGGTAAAATTGTTTCTCGCTGCCGCCAATTCGCCGAAGATCTTGTTCTGGTTGATATTGATGTGGCAACGATCAGACAAAATAGATCACAAGACCAGATATTTCAGCAGCGCCAGGCGTCTTTCCCGCAGAAATTCAAATTTGAAAAAATTCAGTTAAAAAAATCCATTGCACAATTCCCCAAAAATCCGATTGAGAAGTCGCAGCATTCGTCCCTCACTCAGATTGAAGAAATCTACCATGCCTTGGTGCTTGGTACGCGAGATTATGTCCGCAAAAACGGCTTCAAAAAAGTTGTTTTAGGATTGAGCGGCGGCATCGATTCGGCGCTGACCGCCGCCGTCGCAGCGGATGCGTTAGGCGCTGAAAATGTCGTCGGCATCGCCATGCCGTCGCAGTTTTCTTCAGATTCCAGTCTGGAAGACGCTCGACAACTGGCGCAGAATTTGGGGATTGAATACAAAATAGTCCCTATCAAAAATACATTCGATCAATATTTGCAAATGTTGAAACCGCAATTTTCCGATCTTCCCTATGACGTCACCGAGGAGAATATTCAAGCGCGAATTCGCGGCAATATCGTCATGGCGCTCTCCAACAAATTTGGCTGGTTGGCGCTGACCACGGGCAACAAAAGCGAACTCAGCGTTGGCTATTGCACGCTCTACGGCGACATGGTCGGCGGATTCGCCGTGATCAAAGACGTCCCCAAAATGATGGTTTATCAACTCGCGCGATATTTGAACGAGAATCGCGACCATGAAATTATTCCGGAAAATACGATCACGAAGCCGCCGTCAGCGGAATTGCGCCCCGACCAGAAAGATTCTGACAGTCTCCCGCCTTACGAAATTCTTGATCCGATTTTGCAGGCTTATGTAGAACAAAATTTATCCATCAAGGAAATCATTGACATGGGATTTGATTCTGACATTGTTCGCCGCGTCGTACGCATGGTTGACCGCGCGGAATATAAACGACGCCAGGCGCCTCCGGGAATAAAAATCACGCCGCGCGCTTTCGGAAAGGATAGGCGGATGCCAATTACCAATCATTATCATCATTCTTCTGACAATTAG